A region of Rhodospirillales bacterium DNA encodes the following proteins:
- a CDS encoding methionine synthase has translation MLETTIAGSLPKPSWLAKPGVLWAPWTLDGAPLLEARMDATALSVREQEACGIDIVSDGEQARQHFVHGFLAEIDGVDFAKKIRMGIRDNRYEADCPTVTGPLTRRASVHAAEARVARAATTRKLKFTLPGPMTLIDTLANEHYRDRIDMAFAFARLLNEEARELEALGVDVVQFDEPAFNVYMREAVEWGIDALHVAAEGLRCATAVHICYGYGIEANVKWKATLGERWRQYEQTFPALDRSRIGQVSLECANSHVPLDLIALLPNKTVLVGAIDVANDAVETPEQVAATLRAALRHVDAERLQACTNCGMAPMTREVAYGKLRALAAGAAIVRREVGGT, from the coding sequence ATGCTCGAGACCACCATCGCCGGCAGCCTGCCGAAGCCGTCCTGGCTCGCCAAACCCGGCGTGCTGTGGGCGCCGTGGACGCTCGACGGCGCGCCGCTGCTGGAGGCGCGCATGGACGCCACGGCGCTGAGCGTGCGCGAGCAGGAGGCCTGCGGCATCGACATCGTCAGCGACGGCGAGCAGGCCCGCCAGCATTTCGTGCACGGCTTCCTCGCGGAGATCGACGGCGTCGATTTCGCGAAGAAGATCCGCATGGGCATCCGCGACAACCGCTACGAGGCCGACTGCCCGACCGTGACCGGGCCGTTGACGCGCCGCGCCTCGGTGCACGCGGCGGAGGCCCGCGTCGCGCGCGCCGCCACCACGCGCAAGCTGAAATTCACCCTGCCCGGCCCGATGACCTTGATCGACACGCTGGCCAACGAGCACTACCGCGACCGGATCGACATGGCGTTCGCCTTCGCGCGGCTGCTGAACGAGGAGGCGCGCGAGCTGGAGGCGCTGGGCGTCGACGTGGTGCAGTTCGACGAGCCGGCGTTCAACGTCTACATGCGCGAGGCGGTCGAGTGGGGCATCGACGCGCTGCACGTCGCGGCCGAGGGGCTGCGCTGCGCCACGGCGGTGCACATCTGCTACGGCTACGGCATCGAGGCCAACGTCAAATGGAAGGCGACCTTGGGCGAGCGCTGGCGGCAGTACGAGCAGACCTTCCCGGCGCTGGACCGCAGCCGCATCGGCCAGGTGTCGCTGGAATGCGCCAACTCGCACGTGCCGCTCGACCTGATCGCGCTGCTGCCGAACAAGACCGTGCTGGTCGGCGCCATCGACGTGGCCAACGACGCCGTCGAGACGCCGGAGCAGGTGGCCGCGACCCTGCGCGCGGCGCTGCGCCACGTCGACGCCGAGCGGCTGCAGGCCTGCACCAACTGCGGCATGGCGCCGATGACGCGGGAAGTGGCCTACGGCAAGCTGCGCGCGCTGGCCGCCGGCGCGGCGATCGTCCGGCGGGAGGTCGGGGGGACGTAG
- a CDS encoding tripartite tricarboxylate transporter substrate binding protein — MITRRAALAATAASPFAMASAARAQAFPSKPIRFVIPFPAGGIVDVVGRSVGERMSATLGQPVVADNRPGGNTAIATDIVAKSAPDGHTWVLATVSHTVTPHLQKVEFDPIADFAGAAYLGNVPSIAVVPASSPFKTMAELIARAKAAPGKLTYLSPGAGTSINLNMELVKLRTGADIAGVPYRGLPPGVPDLLEGRLDLALLAPVLATPHIRAGKLRALAVAGVHRHKDAPDVPTFAEAGLADSVVESWYAILVPARTPADVVARIHAAANEALKDPEVLKRLDSAGLVPPAAPVPSAAVDALLRRDLAVYADLVKRAGIKAL, encoded by the coding sequence ATGATCACCCGCCGCGCGGCGCTCGCCGCCACAGCCGCGTCGCCGTTCGCGATGGCGTCCGCAGCCCGCGCCCAGGCGTTCCCGTCCAAGCCGATCCGCTTCGTCATCCCGTTCCCGGCCGGCGGCATCGTCGACGTGGTCGGCCGCTCGGTCGGCGAGCGCATGTCGGCGACGCTGGGCCAGCCGGTGGTCGCCGACAACCGGCCCGGCGGCAACACCGCCATCGCCACGGACATCGTCGCCAAATCGGCGCCCGACGGCCACACCTGGGTGCTGGCCACCGTCAGCCACACGGTCACGCCGCATCTGCAGAAGGTCGAGTTCGATCCGATCGCCGATTTCGCGGGCGCCGCCTATCTCGGCAACGTGCCGTCGATCGCCGTCGTGCCGGCGTCGTCGCCGTTCAAGACCATGGCCGAGCTGATCGCGCGCGCCAAGGCGGCGCCCGGCAAGCTGACCTATCTCAGCCCCGGCGCCGGCACCTCGATCAACCTCAACATGGAGCTGGTGAAGCTGCGCACCGGCGCCGACATCGCCGGCGTGCCCTACCGCGGGCTGCCGCCGGGCGTGCCCGATCTGCTGGAGGGCCGCCTCGATCTGGCGCTGCTGGCGCCGGTGCTGGCGACGCCGCACATCCGCGCCGGCAAGCTGCGCGCGCTGGCGGTGGCGGGCGTCCACCGGCACAAGGACGCGCCCGACGTGCCGACCTTCGCCGAGGCCGGCCTCGCCGATTCGGTGGTCGAGAGCTGGTACGCGATCCTGGTGCCGGCGCGCACGCCGGCGGACGTCGTGGCGCGCATCCACGCCGCCGCCAACGAGGCGCTGAAGGATCCCGAGGTGCTCAAGAGGCTCGACAGCGCCGGCCTCGTGCCGCCGGCGGCGCCGGTGCCCTCGGCCGCCGTCGACGCGCTGCTGCGCCGCGACCTCGCCGTCTACGCCGACCTCGTCAAGCGCGCCGGCATCAAGGCGCTGTGA
- a CDS encoding glutathione S-transferase family protein: MPPKLYAHPFSSYCQKVLIAFHEKGAAFDLQLLSSENPAAGAALKALWPLERFPVLDAGGRTLLESSVIVEWLDLHAGGPRLIPVDPDAALDVRMRDRVFDNYVMTPMQAIVFDRVRPAADRDPFGVAQARAMLDKSYAWLDGEMASREWAAGDTFTLADCAAAPALFYADWVYPIEGHRHLAAYISRLRARPSVARAVDDARPYRHLFPGGAPVDRE, from the coding sequence ATGCCCCCCAAACTCTACGCCCACCCGTTCTCGTCCTATTGCCAGAAGGTCCTCATCGCCTTCCACGAGAAGGGCGCGGCGTTCGACCTCCAGTTGCTGTCGTCCGAGAACCCCGCCGCCGGCGCCGCGCTCAAGGCGCTGTGGCCGCTGGAGCGCTTCCCGGTCCTCGACGCCGGCGGCCGCACGCTGCTGGAATCGAGCGTCATCGTCGAATGGCTCGACCTCCACGCCGGCGGCCCGCGCCTGATCCCGGTCGATCCCGACGCCGCGCTCGACGTGCGCATGCGCGACCGCGTGTTCGACAACTACGTCATGACGCCGATGCAGGCGATCGTGTTCGACCGCGTCCGGCCGGCGGCCGACCGCGATCCCTTCGGCGTCGCGCAGGCGCGCGCCATGCTGGACAAGAGCTACGCCTGGCTCGACGGCGAGATGGCGTCGCGCGAATGGGCGGCGGGCGATACGTTCACGCTCGCCGACTGCGCCGCGGCGCCGGCGTTGTTCTACGCCGATTGGGTGTATCCCATCGAGGGCCACCGGCATCTCGCCGCGTACATAAGTCGCCTGCGCGCCCGCCCCTCCGTCGCCCGCGCCGTCGACGACGCCCGCCCCTACCGCCACCTCTTCCCCGGCGGCGCGCCGGTGGACCGGGAGTGA
- the gtdA gene encoding gentisate 1,2-dioxygenase has translation MNATPTTGANARRDFYERIGALSMAPLWESLHQLVPPAPAPGYVPAHWSYDAVRPFLMESGALITAKEAVRRVLILENPALRGTACATPTLYAGLQLILPGEIAPSHRHTQSALRFIVEGEGAYTAVEGERTIMREGDFVITPSWTWHDHGNDSTAPMVWLDGLDIPMVSLFNAGFAENGAEDAQAVTRPTGDSDARYGSGLLPVDFKTARRASPVFNYPYARTREALRAMERAGDPDPCHGHKLRYVNPANGGAPIATMGTFMQLLPAGFATAPYRSTDGTVFSVVEGEGETRIGGTVVRWRKRDHFVVPSWAVVTHNATSESALFSFSDRPVQEKLDLWREDRGGR, from the coding sequence ATGAACGCGACGCCCACCACCGGCGCCAACGCACGGCGCGATTTCTACGAGCGCATCGGCGCGCTCTCGATGGCGCCGCTGTGGGAGTCGCTGCACCAGCTCGTGCCGCCGGCGCCGGCGCCGGGATACGTTCCCGCGCATTGGAGCTACGACGCGGTGCGGCCGTTCCTGATGGAGTCCGGCGCGCTGATCACGGCCAAGGAGGCGGTGCGCCGGGTGCTGATCCTCGAGAACCCCGCGCTGCGCGGCACCGCCTGCGCGACGCCCACGCTGTACGCCGGGCTGCAATTGATCCTGCCCGGCGAGATCGCGCCCAGCCACCGCCACACGCAATCGGCGCTGCGCTTCATCGTCGAGGGCGAGGGCGCCTACACCGCCGTCGAGGGCGAACGCACGATCATGCGCGAGGGCGATTTCGTCATCACGCCGAGCTGGACCTGGCACGACCACGGCAACGATTCGACCGCGCCGATGGTGTGGCTCGACGGGCTCGACATCCCGATGGTGTCGCTGTTCAACGCCGGCTTCGCCGAGAACGGCGCCGAGGACGCGCAGGCCGTGACGCGGCCCACCGGCGATTCCGACGCCCGTTACGGCAGCGGCTTGCTGCCGGTCGACTTCAAGACGGCGCGGCGCGCCTCGCCGGTATTCAACTATCCCTACGCGCGCACGCGCGAGGCGCTGCGCGCGATGGAGCGGGCCGGCGATCCCGATCCCTGCCACGGCCACAAGCTGCGCTACGTCAACCCCGCCAATGGCGGCGCGCCGATCGCGACGATGGGCACGTTCATGCAGCTCCTGCCGGCGGGCTTCGCGACGGCGCCGTACCGGTCGACCGACGGCACGGTGTTCTCGGTGGTCGAGGGCGAGGGCGAGACGCGCATCGGCGGGACGGTGGTGCGCTGGAGGAAGCGCGACCATTTCGTGGTCCCGAGCTGGGCGGTGGTCACGCACAACGCCACGAGCGAGTCCGCCCTGTTCAGCTTCAGCGACCGCCCCGTCCAGGAGAAACTCGACCTCTGGCGCGAGGACCGCGGCGGGCGGTGA